A single window of Bacteroidota bacterium DNA harbors:
- a CDS encoding NADH-quinone oxidoreductase subunit J: protein MLGYTITQWLFGILSFLAIMFGLMVVFSRNPVNSVLYLVMTFFCIAGHYLLLNAQFLAIVHIVVYAGAIMVLFLFVIMLMNLNEDTEPQRTWLSKIIAAVAGGLMLFVMVGSLKGAGDMGLQQYGNAQIGFVKNLGAVLFKDFLFPFEIASVLLLAAMVGAIMIGKKEAGES from the coding sequence ATGTTAGGTTATACAATTACACAGTGGCTATTTGGGATACTTTCTTTCCTGGCCATCATGTTTGGTTTAATGGTGGTGTTTAGCCGTAATCCGGTTAACAGCGTGCTTTATTTGGTAATGACTTTCTTTTGCATCGCCGGACATTACTTATTATTAAACGCACAGTTTTTAGCAATCGTACATATAGTTGTGTATGCCGGTGCTATCATGGTTCTCTTTTTATTCGTGATCATGTTAATGAACTTAAATGAAGACACAGAACCTCAGCGTACGTGGTTAAGCAAAATCATTGCTGCTGTGGCAGGCGGATTAATGTTGTTTGTCATGGTGGGTTCTTTAAAAGGAGCCGGCGATATGGGCTTACAACAATATGGTAATGCGCAAATCGGTTTTGTAAAAAACTTAGGTGCTGTTTTGTTCAAAGACTTTTTATTCCCTTTCGAAATTGCTTCGGTATTGTTATTAGCCGCCATGGTTGGCGCTATTATGATTGGTAAAAAAGAAGCTGGAGAATCGTAA
- a CDS encoding (2Fe-2S)-binding protein: MPKVTIDGIEIEVPKGTTILQAARMIGPEVAPPTMCYYSKLKTSGGYCRTCIVKVTKGSAQNPNPMPKPVASCRTEVMDGMEVQNVTSPEIVEARKGVVEFLLINHPLDCPVCDQAGECKLQDLGYEHGSVKTRYEFKRREYDMIDIGDKIKLHMNRCILCYRCVKTCEQLTDGRVHGVVHRGDAAEISTYIEKAINNDFSGNVIDVCPVGALTDRTFRFKSRVWFTKPVDAHRKCDKCCGKTRVWLKGEEVLRVTARKDQWDEVEDFICNSCRYDHKKKSDWTIEGPSPISRQSVISQNHYEHLNELKVQALKQQKALGFMDINKRP; the protein is encoded by the coding sequence ATGCCAAAAGTTACCATAGACGGAATAGAAATTGAAGTGCCAAAAGGTACTACGATTTTGCAGGCAGCGCGTATGATTGGTCCGGAGGTTGCTCCACCAACAATGTGCTATTATTCTAAATTAAAAACATCAGGTGGATATTGCAGAACTTGTATCGTAAAAGTTACAAAAGGTTCAGCGCAAAACCCAAACCCAATGCCAAAACCTGTGGCGTCATGCCGCACCGAGGTAATGGACGGAATGGAAGTACAAAATGTTACTTCACCTGAAATTGTGGAAGCGCGTAAAGGTGTTGTTGAGTTTCTATTAATCAATCACCCTTTAGATTGTCCGGTTTGTGATCAGGCAGGAGAATGTAAGTTACAGGATTTAGGTTACGAACACGGTTCTGTAAAAACACGCTACGAATTTAAACGTCGTGAATACGACATGATTGATATTGGCGATAAAATTAAATTGCACATGAATCGTTGCATTTTATGTTATCGCTGCGTAAAAACCTGCGAACAATTAACCGATGGACGTGTTCATGGTGTTGTTCACAGAGGAGATGCTGCAGAAATTTCTACATACATTGAAAAAGCCATCAATAACGATTTTTCAGGAAACGTAATTGATGTTTGTCCCGTTGGTGCTTTAACTGACAGAACTTTCCGTTTCAAAAGCCGTGTATGGTTTACAAAGCCTGTGGATGCTCACCGTAAGTGCGATAAGTGTTGCGGCAAAACCCGTGTTTGGTTAAAAGGAGAAGAAGTGTTGCGTGTGACAGCGCGTAAAGATCAGTGGGACGAAGTAGAAGATTTCATTTGCAACTCGTGTCGTTACGATCACAAGAAAAAATCAGATTGGACAATTGAGGGCCCTAGCCCAATTAGCCGTCAGTCGGTAATTTCTCAAAATCATTACGAGCACTTAAACGAGTTAAAAGTACAGGCCTTAAAGCAACAAAAGGCTTTAGGATTTATGGATATTAATAAACGACCTTAA
- the nuoI gene encoding NADH-quinone oxidoreductase subunit NuoI, with protein MQLTNRSKVVSNKEQNFMERLYLPAVAKGMLITASHLFKKTPTTKYPEQTRPMAPVYRGQHVLKRDENGAERCTACGLCAVACPAEAITMESAERKKGEEHLYREEKYAKTYEINMLRCIFCGLCEEACPKEAIFLTDRIVDAEYEREDFVYGKDKLVEKTDKRIDVSKRQTLEVAEFKKIAGTKHNTLWDGKKQLKDKH; from the coding sequence ATGCAACTGACAAACAGAAGCAAAGTAGTATCGAACAAGGAACAAAACTTCATGGAAAGATTATATCTTCCTGCGGTAGCTAAAGGTATGCTAATTACAGCAAGCCACTTGTTTAAGAAAACACCTACAACAAAATATCCGGAGCAAACACGACCGATGGCACCTGTGTACCGCGGACAACACGTTTTAAAGCGTGATGAAAACGGAGCAGAGCGTTGTACGGCTTGCGGTTTATGTGCCGTAGCTTGTCCCGCAGAAGCCATTACCATGGAAAGCGCTGAAAGAAAAAAGGGAGAAGAGCATTTATACAGAGAAGAGAAATACGCGAAAACATATGAGATTAATATGTTGCGTTGTATCTTCTGCGGATTATGCGAAGAAGCTTGTCCGAAAGAAGCCATTTTCTTAACCGACAGAATTGTAGATGCAGAATATGAGCGTGAAGATTTTGTGTATGGTAAAGATAAATTAGTTGAGAAAACAGATAAGCGTATTGATGTAAGCAAACGTCAAACCTTAGAAGTAGCGGAATTCAAAAAAATTGCCGGAACAAAACATAACACGCTTTGGGATGGTAAAAAACAATTAAAAGACAAACACTAA
- a CDS encoding NAD(P)H-dependent oxidoreductase subunit E, with product MGAQVHGTQEFDAKKRAEVKFSDAAMETVKTIISRYPAGKQKSALLPVLHVAQAEFGGWLSPEVMDYVASVLNIKPIEVFEVASFYTMYNLKPVGKCTLEICQTSSCWLCGAEDIIKYIEKKLGIKVGETTRDGMFTLKVAECLGSCGTAPMMQCGASFHENLTYEKVDAIIEKYKSEGRLRSYTDLDYNNTL from the coding sequence ATGGGAGCACAAGTACACGGAACACAAGAATTCGATGCCAAAAAAAGAGCTGAGGTAAAATTCAGCGATGCGGCAATGGAAACTGTAAAAACAATTATCAGTCGTTATCCTGCAGGAAAACAAAAATCTGCTTTGTTGCCTGTTTTACACGTTGCACAAGCTGAGTTTGGCGGATGGCTAAGTCCTGAAGTTATGGATTACGTTGCCTCTGTATTAAACATTAAACCAATTGAGGTTTTTGAAGTGGCCTCCTTTTATACCATGTATAATTTGAAGCCGGTTGGTAAATGTACTCTTGAAATTTGTCAAACCTCTTCATGTTGGTTATGTGGAGCGGAAGACATCATCAAATACATTGAGAAAAAATTAGGAATAAAAGTAGGAGAAACTACACGCGATGGCATGTTTACTTTAAAAGTTGCCGAGTGTTTAGGAAGTTGCGGAACTGCTCCTATGATGCAATGTGGCGCAAGCTTTCATGAAAATTTAACCTACGAAAAAGTGGATGCTATCATTGAAAAATACAAAAGCGAAGGTCGCTTGAGAAGTTACACTGATTTAGACTATAACAATACATTATAA
- a CDS encoding NADH-quinone oxidoreductase subunit C encodes MNKEELLNKISEKLNADLPGALEKAEVLYDFPVFYIHKDKIHAVLSLLKNEPEFNFHFLTDLTGFQTADEKQLGVIYHLHNMPKNYRVRIKTFFDINKPEIPTATDLWPGANWMERETYDFFGVKFKGHPNLKRILNVDEMDIFPLRKEYPLEDQSREDKSDKMFGR; translated from the coding sequence ATGAACAAAGAAGAATTACTAAATAAAATTTCAGAGAAGCTTAACGCCGATCTTCCCGGAGCTTTGGAAAAGGCCGAAGTGCTTTACGATTTTCCTGTGTTTTATATTCATAAAGATAAAATTCATGCCGTTTTAAGTTTATTAAAAAACGAACCTGAATTTAATTTTCATTTCTTAACCGACCTAACCGGTTTTCAAACTGCCGACGAAAAACAACTGGGTGTAATTTATCATTTACACAACATGCCAAAAAATTATCGTGTGCGCATCAAAACTTTTTTCGACATCAATAAACCTGAAATACCAACTGCAACCGACTTATGGCCGGGCGCTAATTGGATGGAACGCGAAACCTACGATTTCTTCGGCGTAAAGTTTAAAGGTCACCCAAATTTAAAACGTATTTTAAATGTGGATGAAATGGATATTTTCCCTCTGAGAAAAGAATATCCTTTGGAAGACCAATCACGCGAAGACAAATCTGACAAAATGTTTGGCCGTTAA
- the nuoH gene encoding NADH-quinone oxidoreductase subunit NuoH, whose amino-acid sequence MMISFIIYKAIICLVVFLLSLGVAAYATLWERKFAAFLQDRVGPDKAGPWGLLQPLADGGKMFFKEEIIPNVSNRFLFILGPSLFMLTALMTGTVIPWAKDVNIGGQTYSLQITDINIGVLYLLGVVSIGVYGIMIGGWASNNKYALLGAIRASSQMISYEIAMGISIIALIITAGGTLSIREIIAQQDAGLANVVYQPLGFLIFFVCALAETNRAPFDLPECESELVGGYHTEYSSMKLGLFLFAEYINMFISSAIMAGFYFGGYNFPFAQELYDAMGLQEGSWIISLIGFGAYFTKIFIFICVFMWVRWTLPRFRYDQLMNLGWKTLLPLSLLNLAITVVVEYLRGNIHI is encoded by the coding sequence ATTATGATAAGTTTTATAATTTATAAAGCCATTATTTGCTTAGTTGTTTTTCTTCTTTCATTAGGAGTAGCAGCTTATGCAACATTATGGGAAAGAAAATTCGCGGCGTTTTTACAAGACCGTGTTGGTCCGGATAAGGCGGGACCATGGGGATTGTTACAGCCCTTAGCCGACGGTGGAAAAATGTTTTTTAAAGAAGAAATTATTCCGAACGTGTCGAATCGTTTCTTGTTTATTCTTGGTCCGAGTTTATTTATGTTAACCGCACTCATGACGGGTACAGTAATTCCTTGGGCAAAGGATGTAAACATTGGCGGACAAACTTACTCTTTACAAATTACCGACATTAACATTGGTGTATTGTATTTATTAGGTGTTGTTTCCATTGGCGTATACGGTATCATGATTGGCGGTTGGGCATCCAACAACAAGTATGCGTTACTTGGCGCTATCCGTGCGTCATCGCAAATGATCAGTTATGAAATCGCGATGGGGATTTCAATCATTGCTTTAATTATTACAGCAGGTGGTACTTTAAGTATTCGTGAAATAATTGCGCAACAAGATGCGGGCCTTGCTAATGTTGTTTATCAGCCATTAGGTTTTCTAATCTTCTTCGTTTGTGCTTTAGCAGAAACAAATCGCGCGCCATTTGATTTACCGGAGTGTGAAAGCGAATTAGTGGGTGGTTATCATACTGAGTATTCTTCCATGAAGTTAGGATTGTTCTTATTCGCGGAATACATCAACATGTTTATTTCATCAGCGATTATGGCCGGCTTTTATTTTGGAGGATATAATTTCCCTTTTGCTCAGGAGCTTTATGATGCTATGGGATTACAAGAAGGTAGCTGGATAATTTCATTAATTGGATTTGGCGCTTACTTCACTAAAATTTTCATTTTCATTTGTGTGTTCATGTGGGTGCGTTGGACTTTACCACGTTTCCGCTATGACCAATTAATGAATTTAGGTTGGAAAACATTACTACCGTTATCGTTATTAAACTTAGCGATTACAGTGGTGGTAGAATATTTAAGAGGAAACATTCATATATAA
- a CDS encoding NADH-quinone oxidoreductase subunit D has product MSKKENKNITNEQVEEKEYSILNLGPTHPATHGIFQNVLKMDGEIIHEATPTVGYIHRAFEKLAERRPYNQITPITDRLNYCSSPINNMGWEMTVEKLLGIQTPKRVDYMRIIIMELARIADHLVCNSVIGVDAGAMTGFLYIFQWREKIYDIYESICGARLTTNIGRIGGFEREWSDKTWNLINDFVKGYPKALQEFANLLERNKIFMDRTINCGPISAEMALQYSFTGPNLRAAGVDYDVRVMNPYSSYQDFDFIVPVGTSGDTYDRFMVRQEEMWQSLKIIEQAIKNMPKDQPFHANVPEFYLPPKEQVYNNMEALIYHFKIIMGETNIPKGEVYHCVEGGNGELGFYLVSDGGRTPFRLHFRRPCYIYYQAYPEMIKGSMLSDAIITMSSMNVIAGELDA; this is encoded by the coding sequence ATGAGTAAGAAAGAAAATAAAAATATTACAAATGAGCAGGTAGAGGAAAAAGAATATTCCATTCTTAACCTTGGTCCTACTCACCCTGCTACACACGGTATTTTCCAAAATGTGTTGAAGATGGATGGTGAAATTATTCACGAAGCCACTCCAACTGTTGGATACATTCACCGTGCTTTCGAAAAATTAGCAGAACGTCGTCCGTATAATCAAATTACGCCAATCACCGACCGTTTAAATTATTGCTCTTCACCAATCAATAACATGGGTTGGGAAATGACCGTTGAAAAATTATTAGGCATACAAACACCTAAGCGTGTTGATTACATGCGCATCATCATTATGGAATTGGCGCGTATTGCTGATCACTTGGTGTGTAACTCTGTAATTGGTGTGGATGCCGGCGCTATGACCGGATTCCTTTACATTTTCCAATGGCGTGAAAAAATTTATGATATCTATGAATCCATTTGCGGCGCACGATTAACAACAAACATTGGCCGTATTGGTGGTTTTGAAAGAGAGTGGAGCGATAAAACATGGAATTTAATCAACGACTTTGTAAAAGGATATCCAAAAGCGCTTCAAGAGTTTGCGAATTTATTAGAACGTAATAAAATTTTTATGGATCGTACCATTAACTGCGGACCAATTAGCGCAGAGATGGCTTTACAATACAGTTTCACGGGACCTAACTTACGTGCAGCAGGTGTTGATTACGATGTGCGCGTAATGAATCCATATTCTTCTTATCAGGATTTTGATTTTATTGTTCCTGTTGGTACTAGCGGCGATACTTACGATCGTTTTATGGTTCGTCAGGAAGAAATGTGGCAAAGCTTAAAAATTATTGAGCAAGCCATTAAGAATATGCCAAAGGATCAACCATTCCATGCAAATGTTCCGGAGTTTTATTTACCACCGAAGGAGCAAGTTTATAACAACATGGAAGCTTTAATTTATCACTTCAAAATCATTATGGGCGAAACAAACATTCCTAAAGGAGAAGTTTACCATTGTGTAGAAGGCGGTAACGGAGAGTTGGGCTTTTATTTAGTGAGTGATGGCGGACGTACACCATTCCGTTTACATTTCCGTCGTCCATGTTACATCTACTATCAGGCTTATCCTGAAATGATAAAAGGAAGCATGTTAAGTGATGCAATTATTACAATGAGTAGTATGAATGTAATTGCGGGAGAGTTAGACGCATAA
- the nuoK gene encoding NADH-quinone oxidoreductase subunit NuoK has translation MSINYYILLSAVLFIIGAVGVMARRNSIIIFMCIELMLNAVNLMLVSFSTLHNDAKGQVFVFFIMAVAAAEVAVGLAILSMIYRNIKNIDTDLLSNLKN, from the coding sequence ATTTCTATAAACTACTATATATTGCTCAGCGCAGTATTATTTATTATCGGAGCGGTTGGCGTAATGGCCCGCCGTAACTCCATTATTATTTTTATGTGCATTGAGTTAATGTTAAACGCAGTTAATTTAATGTTGGTGTCGTTTTCCACTTTGCACAACGATGCTAAAGGACAAGTTTTTGTATTTTTTATTATGGCAGTAGCCGCAGCAGAAGTAGCTGTAGGTTTAGCTATCTTAAGTATGATATACAGAAATATTAAAAATATTGACACAGACTTATTAAGTAATTTGAAAAATTAG
- the nuoF gene encoding NADH-quinone oxidoreductase subunit NuoF — translation MGRKLLIHNDKVPGIHTLEVYRAHGGYASVEKALKTMTPDQVTDEVKKSGLRGRGGAGFPTGLKWSFLAKPEGVPRYLVCNADESEPGTFKDRYLMEKIPHALIEGMITSSYALGANTSYIYIRGEYFYVSRILEQAIREAYAAGWLGKNILGTNYSLDLSVQVGGGAYICGEETALLESLEGKRGNPRIKPPFPAVAGLWGCPTVVNNVETIAAVCPIVMMGGEEYAKIGIGKSTGTKLISASGHINKPGVYEIELGVPVEEFIYSEEYCGGIRNGKKLKAVVAGGSSVPILPTELILKTAKGEPRLMTYESLSDGGFQTGTMLGSGGFIVMDEDTSIVKNLFTFSRFYHHESCGQCSPCREGTGWMEKILKKFLNGTATEADVDLLWDIQSKIEGKTICPLGEAAAWPVAAAIRHFKHEFLEIARNKKFNDVSHYERLKKKTVA, via the coding sequence ATGGGAAGAAAGCTATTAATACATAACGATAAAGTTCCAGGAATTCACACTTTGGAAGTTTATCGCGCTCATGGTGGTTATGCATCTGTTGAGAAAGCACTAAAAACAATGACGCCTGATCAAGTTACTGATGAGGTAAAAAAATCAGGATTACGCGGTCGTGGTGGCGCGGGTTTCCCAACCGGACTTAAATGGAGTTTCTTAGCGAAGCCCGAGGGTGTACCTCGTTATTTAGTTTGTAACGCCGATGAATCCGAACCGGGTACATTCAAAGACCGTTATCTGATGGAGAAAATTCCTCATGCATTAATTGAGGGAATGATTACTTCTTCATACGCCTTAGGAGCAAACACATCTTACATTTATATCCGCGGTGAGTATTTTTATGTATCCCGTATTTTAGAACAAGCTATCCGTGAAGCTTATGCTGCAGGTTGGTTAGGGAAAAATATTTTAGGAACGAATTACTCTTTAGATCTTTCTGTTCAAGTTGGTGGTGGCGCTTATATCTGCGGTGAGGAAACAGCATTATTAGAATCATTAGAGGGAAAACGTGGTAATCCGCGTATTAAACCTCCGTTTCCTGCTGTGGCAGGTTTGTGGGGATGTCCTACTGTAGTTAATAACGTAGAGACCATTGCGGCAGTTTGTCCAATCGTTATGATGGGCGGAGAAGAATATGCAAAAATCGGAATTGGAAAATCAACCGGTACTAAATTAATTTCTGCTTCAGGGCACATTAACAAACCCGGAGTTTATGAAATTGAATTAGGCGTGCCTGTAGAAGAATTTATTTACAGTGAAGAATATTGTGGTGGAATCCGTAATGGAAAAAAATTAAAAGCTGTTGTTGCGGGCGGTTCGTCCGTTCCTATTCTTCCTACTGAATTAATTTTAAAAACAGCGAAAGGTGAACCTCGTTTAATGACTTACGAAAGTTTATCTGACGGTGGATTCCAAACAGGCACCATGTTAGGTTCCGGCGGATTCATAGTTATGGATGAAGACACCAGCATCGTTAAAAATTTATTTACGTTCTCCCGTTTCTATCATCACGAAAGCTGCGGACAATGTTCGCCATGTCGTGAAGGTACAGGATGGATGGAAAAAATATTAAAGAAATTCTTGAACGGAACTGCTACTGAAGCCGACGTTGATTTATTGTGGGATATACAAAGCAAGATTGAAGGAAAAACGATTTGTCCTTTAGGTGAAGCTGCTGCTTGGCCGGTTGCTGCCGCAATTCGTCACTTTAAACACGAATTTTTAGAAATAGCGAGAAATAAAAAGTTTAACGACGTTAGTCATTACGAGAGATTAAAAAAGAAAACGGTTGCTTAA